A single region of the Echinimonas agarilytica genome encodes:
- a CDS encoding SirB2 family protein: MYMGFKHLHLTLVVVSILLLIIRFVWLMRGSHLLQKKLFKIMPHVVDTFLLLTAIGMVAMVPWLEQGWLQEKLVLVLAYIVLGFGIFKLATSNVGRIGCFVGAMACVGLIANLARTKVPFLLG; encoded by the coding sequence ATGTATATGGGATTTAAACACCTTCACCTCACACTTGTTGTGGTGTCAATATTACTGTTAATCATTCGATTTGTTTGGTTGATGCGCGGCAGTCATTTACTACAAAAAAAGCTATTCAAAATCATGCCTCACGTGGTGGATACCTTCTTATTACTGACCGCAATTGGCATGGTGGCTATGGTTCCTTGGTTGGAGCAGGGCTGGCTACAAGAGAAGCTAGTGTTAGTGCTGGCGTATATCGTTCTTGGGTTCGGTATCTTTAAGCTCGCAACAAGTAATGTGGGCCGAATAGGTTGTTTTGTTGGTGCGATGGCGTGTGTTGGACTGATTGCAAATCTAGCTCGTACCAAAGTGCCATTCTTACTCGGGTAA
- the prmC gene encoding peptide chain release factor N(5)-glutamine methyltransferase codes for MRLDDALAWGAGMLKEHEGSVDAAVLMMHVLQQQRSYLYTWPDSQLTADQEVRYKQLVAQRKSGIPVAHLTGNREFWSLPLQVDSSTLIPRPDTECLVEWALELLPRKASQVLDLGTGTGAIALALASECNAWKVMALEQQAQAVALARANTRSLNLQAQVEVLQSNWFSSLTGSGTFDLIVSNPPYIAEDDKHLDEGDVRFEPNSALVSGADGLDDIRHIIQQAPNYLAHGAWLLLEHGFEQGPAVQELLTSNGYKEMQTRSDLAGNPRVTGGVWQP; via the coding sequence ATGCGCTTAGACGACGCATTGGCTTGGGGCGCTGGAATGCTAAAAGAGCATGAAGGTTCAGTTGATGCAGCAGTCTTGATGATGCATGTGTTGCAGCAGCAGCGAAGCTACTTATACACATGGCCTGATAGCCAATTAACGGCCGATCAGGAAGTTCGCTATAAACAGTTGGTGGCTCAACGCAAATCGGGTATTCCCGTGGCACACTTAACTGGAAATAGAGAATTTTGGTCTTTGCCATTACAAGTGGATTCCAGCACATTAATTCCGCGTCCAGATACTGAATGCTTGGTGGAGTGGGCTTTGGAGTTATTGCCTCGCAAAGCTTCTCAAGTATTGGATCTAGGTACTGGTACCGGGGCTATTGCACTGGCGCTTGCCAGTGAATGCAATGCGTGGAAAGTGATGGCATTAGAACAACAAGCTCAGGCCGTCGCATTGGCTCGAGCGAATACTCGCTCGCTTAATTTACAGGCTCAAGTAGAAGTATTACAAAGTAACTGGTTTAGTTCCTTGACGGGCTCAGGTACCTTTGATCTGATTGTGAGTAACCCGCCTTACATTGCAGAAGATGATAAGCATCTTGATGAGGGGGATGTGCGATTTGAACCCAACTCGGCATTGGTCTCTGGGGCGGACGGGCTCGATGATATTCGACACATTATTCAGCAAGCTCCAAACTACTTAGCACATGGAGCCTGGTTATTGCTCGAGCATGGCTTCGAGCAAGGGCCAGCTGTTCAAGAGTTATTGACAAGTAATGGCTACAAAGAGATGCAAACGCGCTCAGATCTGGCGGGTAATCCGCGAGTGACCGGTGGCGTATGGCAACCCTAA
- the hemA gene encoding glutamyl-tRNA reductase, translating to MALIALGINHQTAPVSLRERVAFDPDCLPDALKQLQMRQGCQGAVILSTCNRTELYVEDEGSPEQLLDWLVAFHQVDRTELEQHVYALKKTEAISHLMCVSAGLDSLILGEPQILGQVKQAYAQAKSLDTVSYLLERLFDRAFTVAKQVRTQTDIGASAVSVAYAAVNLAKHIFGQLDKAKVLLVGAGETIELVGKHLQDQGVTESVVSNRTLARASALADQFNGRAVTLHQLGDELNKADIVISSTASPMPIVGVGAVSTALKARRRQPMLLVDLAVPRDIEPEVGDLRDAYLYTVDDLQNIIADNMSSREAAAKEANAMVQEHAKLFMQWVRAQKSVSAIKQYRQQGEMNRDELVNKALLSLDNGQPADQVVRELAYKLTNTLMHPTTKALQQAGTEQQSQRLAHLADSLGLALKKDEH from the coding sequence ATGGCATTAATTGCATTGGGAATTAACCATCAGACAGCACCGGTCTCGTTGAGAGAACGCGTGGCGTTTGATCCTGACTGTTTGCCCGATGCATTAAAGCAACTTCAAATGCGCCAAGGCTGCCAAGGTGCAGTGATTTTATCGACCTGTAATCGGACAGAACTTTATGTGGAAGATGAAGGCTCGCCAGAGCAGTTGCTCGATTGGTTAGTGGCTTTTCATCAGGTTGATCGTACAGAACTCGAACAGCACGTTTACGCCCTCAAAAAAACTGAAGCGATCAGTCATTTGATGTGTGTTTCGGCTGGCTTAGACTCGTTGATCTTGGGCGAACCACAGATTTTAGGGCAAGTAAAACAAGCGTATGCACAGGCAAAATCGCTTGATACTGTAAGCTATTTACTCGAGCGATTGTTTGACCGAGCGTTTACCGTCGCCAAACAAGTTCGGACTCAAACCGACATTGGTGCAAGTGCGGTATCTGTCGCCTACGCAGCGGTGAATCTTGCAAAGCACATTTTTGGGCAATTGGACAAAGCCAAAGTGTTGTTGGTTGGAGCTGGTGAAACTATCGAGCTTGTCGGAAAGCACCTTCAAGATCAAGGTGTTACTGAATCTGTGGTGTCAAATCGAACACTGGCAAGAGCATCAGCATTGGCGGATCAATTTAATGGTCGGGCAGTGACGCTGCATCAGTTGGGCGATGAATTGAATAAAGCTGACATTGTGATTAGTTCAACGGCTAGCCCAATGCCCATTGTGGGTGTGGGCGCTGTAAGTACGGCGCTTAAAGCACGTCGTCGGCAGCCCATGTTGCTTGTTGATTTAGCCGTGCCGCGCGATATAGAGCCCGAGGTAGGGGACTTGCGAGACGCTTATTTATATACAGTGGATGATTTGCAAAACATTATCGCTGACAACATGTCTTCACGCGAAGCTGCGGCCAAAGAAGCCAATGCAATGGTGCAAGAGCATGCCAAATTATTCATGCAATGGGTGAGAGCGCAGAAGTCGGTCTCGGCCATTAAGCAGTATCGTCAACAAGGTGAAATGAACCGAGATGAATTGGTGAATAAAGCCTTGTTGTCGCTCGACAATGGTCAACCCGCCGATCAAGTGGTCCGTGAGTTGGCTTACAAATTGACGAATACCCTGATGCATCCCACCACAAAAGCGTTGCAACAGGCTGGAACCGAACAACAGTCACAACGACTGGCACATCTCGCAGACAGTCTTGGACTGGCTCTTAAGAAAGACGAGCATTAG
- the ispE gene encoding 4-(cytidine 5'-diphospho)-2-C-methyl-D-erythritol kinase: MLNSITLPSPAKLNLFLHVNGRLANGYHELQTLFQFIDYSDEMSFAVRDDGNVCLNTPIDGVANNDNLIVKAARLLQQKTGCQKGIDIELVKRLPMGGGIGGGSSNAATTLMACNLLWALNLSIEALAKIGLELGADVPIFIHGKATFAEGVGEKFTDMEPPECTYLVIHPGVHVGTVDVFTHQDLPRDTPKLAPTDLDMTKVGNDCQQIVCDTHPQVEKALNWLVEYAPSRMTGTGSCVFAAFDSASHAHQALLRLPSSMTGFVCKGCNISPLHQAIKCIK; this comes from the coding sequence ATGTTGAATTCAATCACTCTCCCGTCCCCTGCGAAATTAAATTTGTTTTTGCACGTGAATGGCCGTTTAGCCAACGGCTATCATGAGCTTCAAACTTTGTTTCAATTTATTGATTACAGCGACGAAATGAGCTTTGCCGTTCGGGATGATGGTAATGTTTGCCTCAACACCCCAATCGATGGTGTTGCAAACAATGACAATTTGATAGTCAAAGCAGCCCGCTTATTGCAGCAAAAAACGGGCTGCCAAAAAGGCATCGATATTGAATTAGTCAAACGCTTGCCCATGGGAGGCGGTATTGGCGGCGGAAGCTCGAATGCAGCAACCACGCTGATGGCTTGTAACCTGTTGTGGGCTTTAAATTTGAGTATTGAGGCATTAGCAAAAATTGGATTGGAACTCGGCGCCGACGTACCTATTTTCATTCATGGCAAAGCAACATTTGCTGAAGGCGTGGGCGAAAAATTTACTGATATGGAACCACCCGAGTGTACTTATTTGGTGATTCATCCTGGCGTTCATGTTGGCACCGTCGACGTATTTACGCATCAAGACTTACCCAGAGACACTCCCAAGTTAGCGCCCACTGACCTCGATATGACTAAAGTAGGCAATGATTGTCAACAAATTGTATGTGATACGCATCCACAAGTTGAAAAGGCCCTGAACTGGTTGGTAGAATATGCGCCGTCCAGAATGACGGGCACTGGGAGTTGTGTGTTTGCTGCGTTCGACTCAGCCTCACATGCTCATCAGGCACTGCTAAGATTACCAAGTTCAATGACAGGTTTTGTTTGTAAAGGTTGCAATATTTCTCCTTTGCATCAGGCTATAAAGTGCATCAAATAA
- a CDS encoding thioredoxin fold domain-containing protein: protein MSRLWAVVCLCAAIFQTYAKPLLIPSKELHSEFLIEAWKPNAPSIVVFKDPNCGYCIKALQNLERYQDFNVFMFWSPILGASSVAKVNDIFECSDPLSLDVFSAVVNRQPVLCNDADGGKTLRLRTLNDAMISNYDPNSVPSYYFGGQRVNVSSLERFQKDIIRNIMPVQLDWSRYEPIRIDQQGHQGLANAIVFMPASRPNKVDVAALLKNDIRYNWYIAGEQCEASACDQDIHAKASSELRLLLNVTNTEQPTVVINGMVIQPERYAYYLHADVIDTLQGLTAG from the coding sequence GTGAGTCGGTTATGGGCTGTCGTTTGCCTTTGTGCAGCCATTTTTCAAACATATGCCAAGCCGTTGTTGATCCCAAGCAAAGAGTTGCATTCTGAGTTCTTAATTGAAGCCTGGAAGCCAAATGCCCCCAGTATTGTGGTGTTTAAAGACCCTAATTGTGGGTATTGCATTAAAGCGTTGCAAAACCTCGAACGGTATCAAGACTTCAATGTATTCATGTTTTGGTCACCTATTTTGGGTGCGTCTAGCGTTGCCAAAGTGAATGATATTTTTGAATGTTCAGATCCATTGAGTCTGGATGTATTTTCCGCCGTGGTTAATCGGCAGCCAGTGTTATGCAACGATGCTGATGGGGGTAAAACGCTTAGGCTTCGTACTTTAAATGATGCAATGATCTCTAATTATGACCCAAACTCAGTGCCGTCTTATTACTTTGGAGGGCAGCGCGTTAATGTGTCATCTTTAGAACGCTTTCAAAAAGATATCATCCGCAACATTATGCCAGTTCAGCTTGATTGGAGTCGATATGAGCCCATTCGCATCGATCAGCAAGGTCACCAAGGCTTAGCCAATGCCATTGTGTTTATGCCGGCCTCAAGGCCAAATAAAGTTGATGTAGCAGCGCTATTGAAAAACGATATACGTTATAACTGGTATATCGCAGGAGAACAATGCGAGGCGTCAGCTTGCGATCAGGACATACATGCGAAAGCTTCTTCTGAACTTCGATTACTGTTGAATGTGACCAATACCGAACAACCTACAGTGGTAATTAACGGTATGGTAATACAACCAGAGCGTTACGCGTATTACCTGCATGCTGATGTGATTGATACGTTACAAGGGCTCACTGCTGGTTAA
- a CDS encoding ribose-phosphate pyrophosphokinase, giving the protein MPDMKLFAGNATPELAQKIADRLYVRLGQATVGRFSDGEIAVEIKENVRGLDVFVIQSTCAPTNDNLMELIVMVDAMRRASAGRITAVIPYFGYSRQDRRVRSTRVPITAKVVADFLSSVGVDRVLTVDLHAEQIQGFFDVPVDNVFGSPILLEDMLSRDFDKPVIVSPDIGGVVRARAVAKLMDDCDLAIIDKRRPRANVSQVMNIIGEVSGRDCILVDDMIDTGGTLAKAAEALKEQGAKRVFAYATHPVFSGSAVANLKDSVLDEVVVTDTIPLHPDMAKLPIVRQLTMSGLLAEAIRRVSNEESISAMFR; this is encoded by the coding sequence GTGCCCGATATGAAGCTTTTTGCTGGTAACGCAACACCAGAACTCGCCCAGAAGATTGCCGACCGCTTGTACGTTCGGTTAGGCCAAGCCACCGTTGGTCGCTTCAGTGACGGCGAGATCGCCGTAGAGATTAAAGAAAACGTTCGTGGATTAGATGTCTTTGTTATTCAAAGCACATGTGCCCCAACAAATGACAATCTCATGGAGCTCATCGTCATGGTTGATGCCATGCGTCGCGCATCTGCCGGCCGCATCACCGCTGTGATTCCCTACTTCGGCTATTCACGCCAAGACCGCCGCGTTCGCTCAACTCGAGTGCCAATCACAGCCAAAGTGGTTGCTGATTTCCTTTCGAGTGTAGGCGTCGATCGTGTTTTAACAGTCGACTTGCATGCCGAGCAAATTCAAGGGTTCTTTGATGTGCCTGTGGACAACGTATTCGGCAGCCCTATCCTTCTCGAAGATATGCTGAGCCGCGACTTTGACAAACCTGTCATCGTTTCACCTGATATCGGTGGTGTTGTTCGTGCTCGCGCAGTTGCCAAACTGATGGACGATTGCGACTTAGCAATTATCGATAAGCGTCGACCTCGTGCAAACGTTAGCCAAGTGATGAATATCATTGGTGAAGTTTCTGGCCGAGACTGTATCTTAGTTGATGACATGATCGACACCGGCGGCACCTTAGCAAAAGCTGCTGAAGCGCTCAAAGAACAAGGCGCTAAGCGTGTGTTTGCTTACGCAACACACCCAGTTTTCTCTGGTTCAGCTGTTGCCAACTTAAAAGATTCTGTGCTCGATGAAGTGGTTGTGACCGATACAATTCCACTACATCCAGATATGGCTAAATTACCGATTGTTCGTCAATTAACCATGTCAGGTTTATTGGCTGAAGCCATTCGCCGCGTGAGTAACGAAGAATCAATTTCAGCCATGTTCAGGTAA
- the lolB gene encoding lipoprotein insertase outer membrane protein LolB, giving the protein MKHCLLLALFLTLNGCALFSPELPPDSTHVNVTSELMSKYVAHRHALNKLEQWHASGKIAIITPDDRQSTRMNWAHHSTHSKLILSNMLGVTLLEAEQSGAIARIKADGQEHTGSSLATLVWQLSGFKMPISAMTQWLTGNAEPNHISNMSLDANGHLLGFNQTLEGWGDEWKVTYNAYYPESKSMPALPSTITLKHPELTIKLVIHQWR; this is encoded by the coding sequence ATGAAGCATTGCCTCTTACTCGCCCTTTTTTTAACACTTAATGGCTGTGCTTTGTTCTCTCCCGAACTCCCTCCAGATTCAACACATGTCAATGTCACATCAGAGCTTATGTCAAAATACGTGGCACACCGTCATGCTCTCAACAAGCTTGAGCAATGGCATGCATCTGGCAAAATTGCCATTATCACACCGGATGACCGCCAAAGCACACGAATGAACTGGGCGCATCACTCGACTCACTCCAAGTTAATACTCAGTAATATGCTTGGCGTAACATTACTTGAGGCGGAACAATCTGGGGCTATTGCTCGTATTAAGGCCGATGGACAAGAGCATACCGGATCATCTCTTGCTACTTTAGTTTGGCAATTAAGCGGGTTTAAAATGCCTATTTCAGCGATGACTCAGTGGCTCACAGGCAATGCAGAACCCAACCATATTTCCAATATGTCACTCGATGCCAACGGCCACCTTTTAGGCTTTAACCAAACACTTGAAGGTTGGGGTGATGAATGGAAAGTTACCTATAATGCGTATTACCCTGAATCTAAATCAATGCCTGCATTGCCCTCGACTATTACCCTAAAACACCCAGAGCTCACCATTAAGCTGGTGATTCACCAGTGGCGATAA
- the prfA gene encoding peptide chain release factor 1, with amino-acid sequence MKQTIVTKLETLIERYEELQALLGDASIIADQEKFRALSKEYSQLESVVTCYQSLQQSVSDLESAEEMLQEDDEEMQEMAKEEISEAKTTIERLEQELEVLLLPKDPNDAHNCYLEIRAGAGGDEAAIFAGDLFRMYSRYCETRKWRVEVVTANESEHGGFKEVIAHITGDSVYGQLKFESGGHRVQRVPETESQGRVHTSACTVVVMPEIPESEAIEINSADLKVDTFRASGAGGQHVNKTDSAIRITHIPSGVVVECQEERSQHKNRAKAMSVLQARLQTAEDEKRQSEETSMRRSLVASGDRSERVRTYNYPQGRVSEHRLNLTLYRLDEIINGDLDPLLTPLMQEHQADMLAALAEGNQ; translated from the coding sequence ATGAAACAGACGATAGTCACCAAGCTCGAGACTTTGATCGAGCGCTATGAAGAATTGCAGGCGTTACTAGGTGACGCCAGCATTATTGCGGATCAAGAAAAGTTTCGCGCTTTGTCAAAAGAGTATTCTCAACTCGAAAGTGTTGTGACCTGCTACCAATCGCTTCAGCAATCCGTGTCGGACTTAGAGTCCGCCGAAGAAATGCTGCAAGAAGATGACGAAGAAATGCAAGAAATGGCTAAAGAAGAGATCAGCGAAGCCAAAACAACCATTGAAAGGCTCGAGCAAGAGTTAGAGGTGTTGTTGTTGCCGAAAGATCCAAATGATGCGCATAACTGTTATTTGGAAATTCGAGCCGGTGCCGGTGGTGATGAAGCCGCTATTTTTGCAGGTGATTTGTTTCGCATGTATAGCCGCTACTGTGAGACGCGCAAATGGCGTGTTGAGGTGGTCACTGCCAACGAAAGTGAACACGGCGGATTTAAAGAAGTCATTGCACATATCACAGGTGATAGCGTGTATGGTCAGTTGAAGTTTGAATCGGGCGGGCACCGTGTTCAGCGTGTACCAGAAACTGAAAGCCAAGGCCGCGTACATACGTCTGCATGTACCGTGGTAGTGATGCCTGAAATTCCAGAATCTGAAGCCATTGAAATCAATTCAGCAGACTTAAAGGTTGATACATTCAGGGCTTCTGGAGCGGGTGGGCAGCACGTTAACAAAACTGATTCAGCCATTCGTATTACACACATTCCTTCAGGCGTTGTTGTGGAATGTCAGGAAGAACGTTCTCAGCATAAAAATAGAGCTAAGGCGATGTCTGTGCTACAAGCTCGCTTGCAAACGGCTGAAGATGAAAAGCGTCAATCAGAAGAAACATCTATGCGTCGTTCGTTAGTCGCCAGTGGTGATCGATCTGAACGAGTTCGAACTTACAACTACCCTCAGGGGCGTGTGAGTGAACACCGCTTGAACTTAACTTTGTATCGACTCGATGAAATTATTAACGGCGATTTAGATCCACTGCTGACTCCTCTCATGCAAGAGCACCAAGCCGATATGCTTGCCGCGTTGGCTGAAGGAAACCAATAA